A genomic stretch from Telmatocola sphagniphila includes:
- the rbfA gene encoding 30S ribosome-binding factor RbfA gives MKTHRQARVAEVIREVASETILFHIRDPRVKMTTVTRAEVSGDLQHGKVYVSIMGDQRTQEVGLRALNHAAGFVQSRLADRMKTRFLPVLTFVLDEGVKNSIEVNRLLAEARALEGKADTTEQKDSGQIEGADETPG, from the coding sequence ATGAAAACACATAGACAGGCACGGGTGGCCGAGGTCATTCGCGAAGTGGCCAGCGAAACCATTTTGTTCCATATCCGCGATCCCCGAGTGAAAATGACAACGGTAACCCGGGCCGAGGTTTCCGGCGATTTGCAGCATGGGAAAGTGTACGTTTCCATTATGGGAGACCAGCGCACTCAGGAGGTGGGGTTGCGAGCTCTGAACCACGCGGCTGGCTTCGTCCAGTCCCGTCTGGCGGATCGCATGAAAACCCGCTTCCTGCCCGTCTTGACTTTCGTTCTGGACGAGGGCGTGAAAAATAGTATCGAAGTCAATCGACTTTTGGCGGAAGCCCGTGCCCTCGAGGGCAAAGCCGATACAACAGAACAGAAGGATTCCGGACAGATTGAGGGTGCCGACGAGACCCCCGGCTGA
- a CDS encoding protein kinase domain-containing protein: MPIPPTTADAFLLIVQKSGLVPPDALREHVMSLRKLPTPPRTMHEFARTLITSGLLTEFHVKNMLKGRYKGFVVGKFKVMQPLGSGGMGTVYLCKHTTMNHNVAMKILPAKSTNDQVSVERFFREARAAAGLNHPNLVRAHDIDRQDNFYYLVMDYVEGVSLHDLVSKKGPLDPVRAAHYIAQAALGLQYIHNSGLAHRDIKPGNLLIDRDGTLRILDLGLARYLDDRADKLTKNLDEQGILGTADYISPEQAIESHNVDNRTDIYSLGATFYFILAGRAPFDGASSVQKLLYHQTHEPVKLETLRAEIPTAMADIVRKMMAKNPDDRFQTPEEVALALEPWTSTPIDPPSMEEIPYLGGGSSSGEPTGNGIHSTSNGSPVSSVSMASRRFPKSNGSARYSTGSLRKTQTKSDKKTGIYAIGGGVILALVIALFYVISNRGNNANAKNDEKDPAKNSPNQSSNGLENSAVRATFHLSSGGQEVEKKTLQEAIDSATPGSTIIVRGDRVREPIVIPAGFKASFQGEPTRPGEHVIWDSQTPAGKPMLEINNSSAAFRNFRFDGNDNTDELIQLSGPCAGFTIQDCDLTGFLNSGIHFRDARGTLERPVNLQRVRFMNNSNTNVDSAINFDGQSNQFIRVQECRFEGSFQAANRISSELVQVDWKKNRFYRLDNAFAFRGASEQKSIQGLIENNVFVEIRSGFHFDSIPGFQQGKLTVRNNLFANPTSHNSSVVSAIEGLGQQPKLNADWIWLREESIALGRGVKPGTCYFRKTFKVGEQPKKAFLDLGCDDSFTVWINGEEVAKSPTKYFTRRIYHFDISSKLKAGDNLIAVEGVHETDPVARENYTPAGLWAQIVLSDSKQQLVATDASWKVSTNKAENWNKLAFDDQGWKSPIHVWTPASNLPWEPSVLESFLDSKQPGLSKPSWLVAENNLRDYYWIEGAPLFDSLRGAMATSALSLDPKNDLTFLRYSKNNKLYNTDQVPEGQYVGYPQD; the protein is encoded by the coding sequence ATGCCAATTCCTCCCACTACCGCGGATGCTTTTCTGTTGATCGTCCAGAAAAGCGGTCTGGTCCCGCCGGATGCTCTTCGCGAACACGTCATGAGCCTTCGGAAGCTTCCCACGCCGCCGCGAACCATGCATGAGTTCGCTCGCACGCTGATCACTTCTGGGCTGCTGACGGAATTCCACGTCAAGAACATGTTGAAGGGGCGCTACAAAGGATTTGTCGTCGGTAAGTTCAAAGTCATGCAGCCACTCGGTTCGGGAGGTATGGGCACCGTCTACCTGTGCAAGCATACGACGATGAATCATAACGTGGCCATGAAGATTTTGCCGGCCAAGTCGACGAATGATCAAGTTTCGGTGGAACGGTTTTTCCGGGAGGCTCGAGCGGCCGCCGGCTTGAATCACCCGAATCTGGTGCGGGCCCACGACATCGACCGCCAGGACAATTTCTACTATCTGGTGATGGATTACGTCGAAGGCGTTTCACTGCACGATCTGGTTTCCAAAAAAGGACCGCTCGATCCAGTTCGGGCGGCCCACTACATCGCGCAGGCCGCGCTGGGCCTACAATACATTCACAATTCGGGTTTAGCCCATCGCGACATCAAGCCGGGCAACCTGCTGATCGACCGCGACGGCACGCTGCGAATTCTGGACCTGGGTCTGGCACGCTACCTGGATGATCGGGCCGATAAACTGACCAAGAATCTCGACGAACAGGGGATTCTCGGCACGGCCGACTACATCTCCCCCGAACAGGCCATCGAAAGCCACAACGTCGACAACCGCACCGACATCTACAGCCTCGGGGCGACCTTCTATTTCATATTGGCCGGGCGAGCGCCGTTCGACGGAGCCTCCTCGGTTCAGAAACTGCTCTACCACCAGACGCACGAACCGGTGAAACTGGAAACTCTGCGCGCGGAAATACCGACGGCGATGGCGGACATCGTTCGCAAGATGATGGCCAAGAATCCGGACGATCGCTTCCAGACTCCGGAAGAGGTCGCCCTGGCATTGGAGCCCTGGACTTCCACACCGATCGACCCGCCGAGCATGGAAGAGATTCCTTACTTAGGTGGGGGATCTTCGAGCGGTGAGCCGACCGGGAACGGAATTCATTCGACGTCGAATGGCAGCCCGGTTTCCAGCGTTTCGATGGCTTCACGCCGGTTTCCGAAATCGAATGGTTCGGCCCGCTACAGCACCGGTTCCCTTCGAAAAACCCAGACGAAATCGGATAAGAAGACCGGCATCTATGCCATTGGCGGCGGAGTCATCCTGGCTCTGGTGATTGCCCTGTTCTATGTGATTAGCAATCGCGGCAATAACGCCAACGCAAAGAATGACGAGAAGGATCCGGCCAAGAACTCTCCCAACCAATCTTCGAACGGCCTGGAAAACAGCGCCGTCCGGGCGACTTTCCACCTCTCGAGCGGGGGCCAGGAAGTCGAGAAGAAAACTCTGCAGGAAGCCATCGATTCGGCCACGCCCGGAAGTACGATCATCGTGCGCGGCGATCGTGTTCGCGAACCGATCGTCATTCCCGCCGGTTTCAAAGCCTCCTTTCAGGGGGAACCCACTCGACCCGGGGAACATGTGATCTGGGATAGCCAGACCCCGGCGGGCAAACCGATGCTGGAAATCAACAACAGCTCGGCGGCGTTTCGAAACTTCCGCTTCGACGGGAACGACAATACCGACGAACTGATTCAACTCAGCGGCCCCTGCGCCGGGTTCACCATTCAGGATTGTGACCTCACCGGCTTTTTGAACTCGGGGATCCACTTTCGGGATGCGAGGGGGACCTTGGAGCGGCCGGTGAACCTGCAGCGCGTCCGCTTTATGAACAACTCGAACACTAACGTCGATTCGGCGATCAATTTCGATGGTCAATCCAATCAGTTCATTCGCGTGCAGGAATGCCGCTTCGAGGGATCGTTCCAGGCGGCCAATAGAATCAGCTCTGAACTCGTGCAGGTGGACTGGAAGAAAAACCGCTTCTATCGTCTCGACAATGCCTTCGCTTTTCGCGGTGCTTCGGAGCAGAAGTCGATCCAGGGGCTCATCGAGAATAACGTTTTCGTCGAGATCCGTTCTGGCTTCCACTTCGATTCGATTCCCGGTTTTCAGCAAGGCAAACTCACCGTTCGGAACAATCTGTTTGCCAATCCGACCAGCCACAACTCTTCGGTGGTTTCCGCCATTGAAGGGCTTGGCCAGCAGCCGAAGTTGAATGCCGACTGGATCTGGCTGCGCGAAGAATCGATCGCTCTGGGCCGGGGCGTGAAGCCGGGCACCTGCTATTTCCGAAAAACCTTCAAGGTGGGCGAACAGCCCAAGAAGGCCTTTTTGGATTTGGGCTGCGACGACAGCTTTACCGTCTGGATCAACGGCGAGGAAGTGGCGAAGAGCCCGACCAAATACTTCACCCGCCGGATCTATCATTTCGATATTAGCAGCAAGTTGAAGGCGGGAGACAATCTGATTGCCGTGGAGGGAGTTCACGAAACGGACCCGGTAGCCCGGGAGAATTACACGCCGGCAGGATTGTGGGCGCAGATTGTACTATCCGACAGCAAGCAACAATTAGTCGCGACCGATGCGAGTTGGAAAGTTTCGACCAATAAGGCGGAGAATTGGAATAAACTCGCTTTCGACGATCAGGGCTGGAAAAGCCCGATTCATGTCTGGACGCCGGCTTCGAATTTGCCGTGGGAACCTTCGGTTCTCGAATCGTTTTTGGATAGCAAGCAGCCGGGACTTTCCAAACCGAGTTGGCTGGTCGCCGAGAATAATCTGCGCGACTATTACTGGATCGAAGGGGCACCGCTTTTCGACAGCCTGCGCGGCGCGATGGCAACGAGTGCACTTTCATTGGATCCCAAGAACGATCTGACTTTTTTGCGCTACTCCAAGAACAACAAGCTCTACAACACCGATCAAGTTCCCGAAGGCCAGTACGTCGGCTACCCACAGGATTGA
- a CDS encoding HzsA-related protein, translated as MMRFCLPLVFLIFSLGGLFSQPADEPLFLGKLNITPPSLREDKSVRYDFDIVYVRMPRKGDSTPTVWPEIDHPLLMEPGADLMLLHPDGQEELLVQGGLDGAIMDPVVSLDGKSVYYVHLRGLKGTNQFTQPPFGGSDIYKLDLASGKKTLLTEQKYEPNTGATAWGRLYRNEDNGRTYFNHGVFNTGPCPLPGGKLAFVSSRYGFQAPKHSSPCLQLFVMDEDTGETECIGFLNAGMALHPVVLRDGRIMFSSFESQGLRNNLLWGIWGIHPDGTNWEPIVSAFDPVNAPNLFHFQAQLSDGSLVIEEYYNHNNAGFGSLLKLPTSNPEGYPPFGPGHMEDPRNPPLRFGRYDNGKGLYYKLPFSPHGVESFTRFASNAEGPAGPSDLKDPQSIAVGKFTHPAPAPENNLLVVWSPGPVNTHLVQRNPVVDAGIYMILGGKPIDEPGQMRLIKNDPRYNEIFPKAVVPYERIYGIKEPKTLPRYRNDGSLSTYLPAGTPFGLIGTSSLYKRESYPNGYVAAGTVTAGFKGEDKSGYAGLDPFNTAENGASLNWFNQGAEAGKYSNDDIHAIRILLMEPTTDRRKGGPKAGRLFRNHANERLRILGEIPVRKFDKDGKEPLDTDGNPDTSFLARIPADTAFTFQTLDKNGMVLNMSQTWHQLRPGEIRHDCGGCHAHSQKPTEFAKTKAAQKDYVPFDLVEKFPMITTAEQDQSHQQWDKDRQTGIRYEKSVRDVEYFRDIKPIFEKSCVACHTEKSGEAAAKLVLDDNRPYPIRHDHPVPSTYFRLAMDKEAKFGYKPLIGSWRQTNASRYIREFQSRRSLLVWKVFGRRLDGWTNEDFPTETKPGDPSTLTFHGQSLPPTRENLNKADLDYTGSIMPPPEAVAGTYKTPDGKTIQVEPLTEEDKRNIARWIDLGCPLDIDYHPARTSGGFGWFCDDQRPVVTVTSPQPGVNKEFNRILIGLWDVNSGLDQDSWTVKADFEVNGQKPGSDLSSLFKKRETGIWELQLSSAPAIIERGEIIVTIRDNQGNTTRVDRIFSHRKE; from the coding sequence ATGATGCGCTTCTGTCTGCCCTTGGTTTTCCTGATATTTTCCCTCGGCGGCCTCTTTTCCCAGCCGGCCGATGAGCCGCTGTTTCTTGGTAAGCTGAATATCACGCCTCCTTCGTTGCGGGAAGACAAATCGGTCAGGTACGATTTCGACATCGTCTATGTCCGCATGCCCCGCAAGGGAGACAGCACCCCCACCGTCTGGCCGGAGATTGATCACCCGCTGCTGATGGAGCCGGGTGCCGATCTGATGCTACTTCATCCGGATGGCCAGGAAGAACTGCTGGTCCAGGGCGGCCTGGATGGGGCGATCATGGATCCGGTGGTTTCGCTGGATGGCAAATCAGTTTACTACGTCCATTTGCGCGGGCTGAAAGGGACGAATCAGTTCACGCAGCCTCCCTTTGGCGGGTCGGATATCTACAAACTCGATCTGGCTAGTGGCAAAAAGACGCTGCTCACCGAACAGAAATACGAGCCGAACACCGGAGCCACCGCCTGGGGCCGTCTCTATCGCAATGAGGACAATGGCCGGACTTACTTCAACCACGGCGTTTTCAACACCGGCCCCTGCCCACTACCTGGCGGTAAGCTCGCTTTCGTCTCCTCACGTTATGGCTTCCAGGCCCCCAAGCATTCCTCGCCCTGCCTGCAACTGTTCGTAATGGATGAGGACACGGGGGAAACGGAATGCATCGGCTTTCTGAACGCCGGGATGGCTCTGCATCCCGTTGTGCTAAGAGATGGCCGGATTATGTTCAGCTCTTTCGAATCGCAAGGTTTGCGGAACAATCTGCTCTGGGGCATCTGGGGCATTCATCCGGATGGCACGAACTGGGAACCGATCGTCAGCGCTTTCGATCCAGTGAATGCGCCGAATCTGTTCCATTTTCAGGCCCAGCTTTCGGACGGTTCATTAGTAATCGAGGAATACTACAACCACAATAATGCCGGATTTGGATCTCTTCTGAAGTTGCCCACGTCGAATCCCGAAGGGTATCCGCCGTTTGGCCCCGGGCACATGGAAGATCCCCGAAATCCGCCGTTGCGTTTCGGCCGCTACGACAACGGCAAAGGCCTCTATTACAAACTTCCCTTCTCGCCTCATGGCGTGGAGTCGTTCACCCGGTTCGCCTCCAACGCGGAAGGTCCGGCCGGGCCGAGCGACTTGAAAGATCCCCAGAGCATTGCCGTGGGAAAGTTCACGCATCCCGCCCCGGCCCCCGAAAACAATTTGCTGGTAGTCTGGTCGCCGGGACCGGTGAATACGCATCTCGTGCAGCGAAATCCGGTCGTGGATGCCGGTATCTACATGATCCTCGGCGGCAAACCGATTGATGAGCCGGGGCAAATGCGGCTGATCAAAAACGATCCCCGATATAACGAAATCTTCCCCAAGGCGGTCGTACCCTACGAGCGGATCTACGGCATCAAAGAACCCAAGACACTGCCGCGCTATCGCAACGATGGTTCGCTCTCAACCTATCTGCCCGCTGGTACCCCCTTCGGGCTGATAGGTACTTCCAGTCTTTACAAGCGCGAGAGCTATCCAAACGGCTACGTGGCGGCGGGCACCGTCACCGCCGGCTTTAAAGGCGAAGATAAAAGCGGTTACGCCGGGCTCGACCCGTTTAACACGGCCGAAAATGGCGCTTCGCTGAACTGGTTCAACCAGGGGGCGGAGGCCGGGAAGTATTCCAACGACGACATTCACGCCATTCGAATTCTGTTAATGGAGCCGACGACCGATCGCCGTAAAGGCGGGCCGAAAGCGGGCCGGTTGTTCCGCAATCATGCCAACGAACGGCTGCGCATTCTTGGGGAAATTCCCGTGCGCAAGTTCGATAAAGACGGCAAAGAACCTCTGGATACCGATGGCAATCCGGATACCAGCTTCCTGGCCCGTATCCCGGCCGACACGGCGTTCACCTTCCAGACACTCGACAAAAATGGCATGGTTCTGAACATGTCGCAGACGTGGCACCAACTCCGGCCCGGCGAGATCCGACACGACTGCGGCGGCTGCCACGCCCATAGCCAGAAGCCGACCGAATTCGCCAAAACGAAAGCGGCCCAGAAAGATTACGTGCCGTTCGATCTGGTGGAAAAATTCCCGATGATCACCACGGCCGAGCAGGATCAATCGCATCAGCAGTGGGATAAGGATCGGCAGACGGGTATCCGCTACGAGAAGAGTGTGCGCGATGTGGAATACTTCCGGGACATCAAACCGATCTTCGAAAAAAGCTGCGTGGCCTGCCATACTGAGAAGTCGGGCGAGGCCGCGGCGAAGTTAGTGCTCGATGACAACCGGCCCTACCCCATCCGGCACGATCATCCGGTACCATCCACTTACTTCCGACTGGCGATGGATAAAGAAGCCAAATTCGGCTACAAACCGCTGATCGGTAGCTGGCGGCAGACCAACGCTTCCCGCTATATCCGCGAATTTCAATCGCGCCGCAGTCTTCTGGTATGGAAAGTCTTCGGCCGCCGGCTCGACGGCTGGACCAACGAGGATTTCCCTACGGAAACCAAACCGGGCGACCCCTCGACCCTGACCTTCCACGGCCAGAGCCTACCGCCGACCCGGGAAAACCTGAACAAGGCCGATCTCGATTACACCGGCAGCATCATGCCCCCACCCGAAGCGGTGGCTGGGACTTATAAGACGCCGGATGGGAAGACTATTCAAGTCGAACCGTTAACCGAGGAAGACAAGCGGAACATCGCCCGCTGGATCGATCTGGGCTGTCCATTGGATATCGATTACCACCCCGCCCGCACAAGCGGCGGTTTTGGCTGGTTTTGCGACGATCAACGCCCGGTGGTAACCGTCACCTCGCCTCAGCCGGGAGTGAACAAGGAGTTTAACCGAATCCTGATCGGCCTGTGGGATGTGAATTCGGGGCTCGATCAGGATTCCTGGACCGTGAAGGCCGATTTCGAGGTGAACGGTCAGAAGCCCGGCAGCGATTTATCCTCTCTATTTAAGAAACGGGAGACCGGGATCTGGGAACTCCAATTGAGTTCAGCCCCGGCCATAATCGAACGGGGGGAGATCATTGTCACAATCCGTGATAATCAGGGCAACACCACCCGGGTGGACAGGATATTTTCACACCGGAAGGAATGA
- a CDS encoding GntR family transcriptional regulator, protein MNMAEFIQRDLESRIRANNLDLPALSLPALARHYQVSFTPVRRALKKLVEEGFLTQLDNRRIKVAANPPDKDNSPLNRPVLPPRWEDVIAHELLLMSLRGQADFLREEAMAAHFGIGRMLLRQTFSRLAGMGVIEHVPRRGWRIRPFEERDLHSFLEIRELLEIQALRSARENLEAPVLQQLQAANEPLTPDGPPRIDNSLHAYFIERAGNRFISSFFSQNGGYFRWLFDNATLEAHLIAEMACEHAAILKASLDRDWATAESILSKHIRAQGAIVQQLIAKVSG, encoded by the coding sequence ATGAATATGGCGGAATTTATTCAGCGGGATTTGGAGTCGCGGATTCGAGCCAACAACTTGGATCTCCCCGCGCTCAGCTTGCCCGCCTTGGCCAGGCACTATCAAGTCAGCTTTACCCCCGTTCGTCGCGCTTTGAAAAAACTGGTTGAGGAGGGCTTTCTCACACAACTGGATAATCGCCGTATTAAAGTTGCGGCTAATCCCCCGGACAAAGACAATAGCCCGCTGAATCGTCCGGTATTACCTCCTCGCTGGGAGGATGTCATCGCACACGAACTGCTGCTGATGAGTCTCCGCGGCCAAGCCGATTTTTTACGCGAAGAGGCTATGGCCGCACACTTCGGCATCGGCCGGATGCTGCTGCGCCAGACATTTTCCCGTCTCGCCGGGATGGGGGTGATCGAACATGTGCCGAGGCGTGGCTGGCGGATACGTCCTTTCGAAGAAAGGGATCTTCATTCCTTTCTCGAAATCCGGGAATTACTGGAAATTCAGGCGCTGCGCTCGGCCCGCGAGAACTTGGAAGCGCCGGTGTTGCAGCAGTTGCAGGCCGCTAATGAACCTTTGACGCCCGATGGTCCGCCCCGCATCGATAATTCGCTGCACGCCTACTTCATTGAGCGGGCTGGGAACCGATTCATTTCCTCCTTCTTCTCTCAGAACGGCGGATACTTCCGCTGGCTGTTCGATAACGCCACCCTCGAAGCTCACTTGATTGCCGAAATGGCCTGCGAACACGCGGCTATTCTGAAAGCGTCGTTGGATCGAGACTGGGCCACGGCCGAGAGTATCTTGAGCAAACATATCCGGGCTCAAGGCGCCATCGTGCAGCAATTGATCGCTAAAGTGTCCGGGTAA
- a CDS encoding endonuclease III domain-containing protein, with amino-acid sequence MPTVTNKQALLTQIFNLAKKKYELEAAESRPILEELLFSILREGTTQKLATDAYENLIKNFIDLNEIRVSSPTEVGEALSELPNAGVRAQRIVGILQEWFELTYSFNMDELPKKGQKEGARKLSRLHDVNEFSVAWVVQRGFGGHAMPLDTPTLRVLHRVGAIDDPTDSLDNISGTLEHYIPKAKGPLFTDLISEVAADVCHEKPKCPQCPLRNDCLYALNKSAPATGTPAEKKPRKSR; translated from the coding sequence ATGCCGACCGTAACCAACAAACAGGCGTTACTCACTCAGATCTTCAACCTGGCCAAGAAGAAGTATGAGTTAGAAGCCGCCGAATCCCGTCCCATCCTGGAAGAACTGCTCTTCTCGATACTCCGGGAAGGCACGACGCAAAAACTCGCCACCGACGCCTACGAAAATCTGATCAAGAACTTCATCGACCTCAATGAAATCCGCGTCTCCTCGCCGACGGAAGTGGGCGAAGCCCTGAGCGAACTGCCGAACGCCGGTGTGCGGGCCCAGCGGATAGTCGGCATCCTGCAGGAATGGTTCGAATTGACTTACTCGTTCAACATGGACGAGTTACCGAAAAAGGGGCAGAAAGAAGGCGCCCGCAAATTGAGCCGACTGCACGACGTGAATGAATTTTCCGTCGCCTGGGTGGTGCAACGGGGCTTCGGCGGTCACGCCATGCCGCTCGATACGCCGACGCTGCGAGTATTGCACCGGGTTGGTGCCATCGACGACCCCACCGATAGTCTGGATAACATCTCGGGCACTTTGGAACACTACATTCCCAAAGCCAAAGGGCCGCTGTTCACCGATTTGATCAGCGAAGTGGCTGCGGACGTCTGCCACGAAAAGCCGAAATGCCCGCAATGCCCTCTGCGGAACGATTGCCTGTACGCCTTGAACAAATCGGCCCCCGCAACGGGGACCCCCGCCGAGAAGAAGCCTCGGAAATCTCGTTAG
- a CDS encoding DUF503 domain-containing protein, whose amino-acid sequence MHTGSIRIRLRVRGARTLKDKRQVVRSIIDRMKNGFNVAIAEVGSRDNHQLITLGISTVAEEAEDVASCLEHIKAALRGHPVAEYIDCEPFS is encoded by the coding sequence ATGCACACAGGTTCAATTCGCATCCGGTTACGGGTTCGCGGAGCGCGGACGCTCAAGGATAAGCGCCAGGTGGTGCGCAGCATCATCGACCGGATGAAGAATGGTTTCAATGTGGCCATAGCCGAGGTCGGCAGCCGGGACAACCATCAGTTGATCACGCTGGGCATCAGCACGGTGGCGGAAGAGGCCGAGGATGTGGCCAGTTGTCTGGAACACATCAAAGCGGCACTCCGGGGCCATCCGGTCGCGGAATATATCGACTGCGAACCCTTTTCTTAA